One genomic window of Quercus lobata isolate SW786 chromosome 9, ValleyOak3.0 Primary Assembly, whole genome shotgun sequence includes the following:
- the LOC115960673 gene encoding SUN domain-containing protein 4: MQRSRRALLQRRALEDTISGRSHLYKVSLSLVFVLWGLVFLLSLWISHGHDHRDESAILSVGISTWDEAKVEHNEPSDTVDNYPQEETDSLYSSESLSTNGAETRGLGSELVANEGSTNDVPTIGEQLEVENSSSTLKSEGDAPKTGRLSHSVPLGLDEFKSRAFSSISKSGTGQAGSIVRRVEPGGAEYNYASASKGAKVLAFNKEAKGAPNILGRDKDKYLRNPCSVEEKFVAIELSEETLVDTIEIANFEHHSSNLKDFELLGSLVYPTDEWVKLGNFTALNVKHAQSFVLQEPKWVRYLKLNLLSHYGSEFYCTLSFVEVYGVDAVEKMIADLISAQDKKLFVPEEGTGDQKEIPSQPELTDSADIDQNIIHTESKYAHETVNSVPDPVEEMRHHQVGRMPGDTVLKILMQKVRSLDLNLSVLERFLDELNSRYGNIFKEINKDIGEKDIIIEKMREDIKNLLDSQEAIGKDVDDLISWRSLVSLQLDTLLRDNVVLRSQVDKVRENQLFMENKSIIVFFVCLIFSFLALVRLFLGLAMSVYMSLSVHRTKMSGKFCQMNSSWLILLLSCSTIIFILSI, encoded by the exons ATGCAGAGATCACGTAGAGCTCTTCTGCAAAGAAGAGCTTTGGAGGATACTATAAGTGGAAGAAGTCACTTGTATAAggtttctctttctttggtATTTGTTTTGTGGGGGCTTGTCTTCCTTCTTAGCTTATGGATCAGTCACGGCCATGACCATAGAG ATGAATCTGCAATACTTTCGGTTGGCATATCAACTTGGGATGAAGCTAAGGTAGAACATAATGAACCCTCAGATACTGTAGATAATTATCCACAGGAAGAAACTGATTCTCTGTATTCTTCTGAGTCTTTGTCCACAAATGGTGCTGAAACGAGAGGTTTGGGTAGTGAATTAGTTGCTAATGAAGGAAGCACAAATGATGTTCCAACTATTGGAGAGCAACTTGAGGTTGAGAATTCCAGTTCCACTCTAAAATCTGAAGGTGATGCTCCAAAGACTGGTCGCCTGTCTCATAGTGTTCCACTTGGTCTTGATGAATTCAAGAGCAGAGCTTTTAGTTCCATAAGTAAATCTGGAACTGGTCAGGCTGGAAGCATCGTACGCAGAGTGGAGCCCGGGGGTGCTGAGTACAATTATGCTTCAGCATCAAAGGGAGCAAAGGTCTTGGCTTTTAACAAGGAAGCCAAGGGTGCCCCTAATATCTTAGGTAGAGATAAGGACAAGTACTTACGAAATCCATGTTCTGTGGAAGAGAAGTTTGTTGCTATAGAGCTTTCGGAAGAAACATTAGTAGATACAATTGAAATAGCTAATTTTGAGCACCACTCTTCTAATTTAAAAGATTTTGAGTTGCTTGGAAGTTTGGTTTATCCAACAGATGAATGGGTCAAGCTTGGGAATTTCACTGCTTTGAATGTAAAGCATGCACAAAGTTTTGTTCTTCAGGAGCCAAAATGGGTAAGATACCTAAAGTTGAATCTTCTGAGCCATTATGGTTCGGAATTCTACTGCACACTGAGTTTTGTTGAAGTTTATGGTGTGGATGCTGTTGAAAAAATGATAGCAGATTTGATATCTGCTCAAGATAAAAAACTGTTTGTTCCAGAAGAAGGCACTGGTGACCAGAAAGAAATTCCCTCCCAGCCGGAGCTCACTGACAGTGCTGATATTGATCAAAATATCATACACACAGAATCAAAATATGCACATGAAACTGTAAATAGTGTGCCTGATCCAGTTGAAGAAATGCGTCACCACCAAGTTGGCAGGATGCCTGGGGACACAGTTCTCAAGATATTGATGCAGAAAGTGCGTTCACTGGATTTAAATTTGTCTGTTTTAGAGCGATTTTTAGACGAGCTGAATTCCAGATATGGCAATATTTTCAAAGAAATCAACAAAGATATTGGAGAGAAAGATATTATTATAGAGAAGATGAGAGAAGACATAAAGAATCTTCTTGACAGTCAAGAGGCCATT GGTAAGGATGTTGATGATCTTATTTCTTGGAGATCCCTTGTTTCGTTGCAGTTGGATACTTTACTCAGGGACAATGTTGTTCTGAG ATCTCAAGTTGATAAGGTCCGGGAGAATCAGCTTTTCATGGAGAATAAGAGTATCATAGTATTTTTtgtatgtttaattttttcatttttagctCTTGTAAGGTTATTCCTAGGTTTGGCGATGAGTGTTTATATGTCATTGAGTGTTCATAGAACAAAAATGTCCGGGAAATTTTGTCAGATGAACTCTTCCTGGCTAATCTTACTATTGAGCTGTAGCACTATAATTTTCATACTATCAATATAA